A single genomic interval of Acidobacteriota bacterium harbors:
- a CDS encoding DUF4870 domain-containing protein: MSSQPPYGNPPGGYPPPPGGSYPPPGGGYPPPQGGGFPPPQGGGFPPPGGGGYGYGGGGGLPPPQDNKTKIGGLSYNVAAMLCYIPSCLCCINLIPCILWLASEPKESRFVRFHALQGLLLWGVYFAIYIIFYVLSIALGMGKAVTTTSDNPFGAAFAGGNLILSLIQMAIVLAIIIVHIIGMIKANQGQMWKLPLIGDIAEKNS, translated from the coding sequence ATGAGCAGTCAGCCACCATATGGAAACCCGCCGGGCGGATATCCGCCACCGCCGGGAGGAAGTTATCCGCCGCCAGGGGGAGGCTATCCACCGCCACAGGGAGGTGGTTTTCCGCCACCACAGGGCGGAGGCTTTCCGCCGCCGGGAGGTGGAGGTTATGGTTACGGAGGTGGAGGAGGTTTGCCACCGCCACAAGACAATAAAACCAAAATTGGAGGGTTGAGCTATAACGTCGCAGCCATGCTTTGCTACATACCAAGCTGTTTGTGCTGCATCAACCTCATCCCTTGTATTTTATGGCTTGCCAGCGAGCCGAAAGAAAGTCGCTTTGTACGCTTTCATGCATTGCAAGGCTTGCTGTTGTGGGGCGTGTATTTTGCCATCTACATCATTTTCTACGTTCTGAGTATTGCATTAGGTATGGGGAAAGCGGTTACAACGACTTCTGATAATCCATTCGGTGCAGCATTCGCCGGAGGAAATCTGATACTCAGCTTGATTCAAATGGCTATTGTTTTAGCCATCATAATCGTTCACATCATCGGAATGATTAAAGCCAACCAGGGGCAAATGTGGAAACTCCCACTAATCGGCGACATCGCGGAAAAGAATTCGTAA